In Chrysiogenia bacterium, the genomic stretch GAAAGCGCGGCGGTCACCCGCGCGGCCGCATCGTCGAGCGCATCCGCAACGGCATCGGAAATCGGCGCGCCGATCTCGAAGTTTTCGCCCACGATGCCGATGACCCGAAGAGATCCGGGGAGCGCGTCCATGAGCTCTCCGAGTTCCAAAGCCTGCGCCAGCCCGAAGTCGTGGGTCGACGCGCTTTTGAGATCGGCCGGCAGGCCTTCCTCGAGGGCGTCGATCTCCAGAATCTCCCCGGGCGCGCCGCCGCCCGAAACGGCGTCCACCACCACCGCGAGGGCGCGCCCCTTCCAGAGTTCCATCAGCGCGGTCGCATCGCCGCGCGTTCGTTTTAGCGCGACGCCCGCGGGGAGCGTCCTTTCGAGCCGCGCGGCCACTTCGAGCCCCGCCGCATCGTCGCCGCGCATCTCATTGCCCACCGCGATCACTACCGCGCCCCCTTCAGCTTCGATCGACATGGAGTTTCAAAAAATGCGCCGAGCAGGAGAT encodes the following:
- a CDS encoding hydrogenase maturation protease — its product is MSIEAEGGAVVIAVGNEMRGDDAAGLEVAARLERTLPAGVALKRTRGDATALMELWKGRALAVVVDAVSGGGAPGEILEIDALEEGLPADLKSASTHDFGLAQALELGELMDALPGSLRVIGIVGENFEIGAPISDAVADALDDAAARVTAALSQAGG